A part of Oculatellaceae cyanobacterium genomic DNA contains:
- the queC gene encoding 7-cyano-7-deazaguanine synthase QueC — protein MKAVVLLSGGLDSSTVLYQAKIDGCVVHAISFDYQQRHQRELQAATKIASAAGVKEHQIIAFDLRRWGGSALTDDAIAVPTNRMITDISEYIPVTYVPARNTIFLSFALAFAEAKGAERVYIGVNAVDYSGYPDCRPDYIQAMQEVFRLGTKQGREGEPIAIVAPLIKLKKTEIIQLGNNLGVPWELTWSCYSGDDIACGVCDSCKLRLAAFSELGLEDPLPYAFRGEERNQ, from the coding sequence GTGAAAGCAGTTGTTTTATTATCTGGTGGATTAGACTCCTCTACAGTTCTGTATCAAGCTAAGATAGATGGCTGCGTAGTTCATGCGATTTCTTTTGACTACCAGCAGCGACACCAACGAGAGTTACAAGCAGCAACTAAGATAGCTAGTGCAGCAGGTGTAAAAGAACATCAGATTATCGCCTTTGACTTGCGCCGTTGGGGTGGCTCGGCATTGACTGATGATGCTATTGCCGTGCCAACAAATCGTATGATTACTGACATTTCAGAATATATTCCTGTTACTTATGTTCCCGCACGGAACACAATCTTCTTAAGCTTTGCTTTAGCTTTCGCAGAAGCTAAAGGTGCTGAACGAGTATACATAGGTGTCAATGCAGTTGATTACTCTGGGTATCCTGACTGTCGCCCAGACTATATTCAGGCAATGCAGGAAGTTTTTCGACTAGGAACAAAGCAGGGAAGGGAAGGAGAACCCATTGCTATTGTCGCGCCCTTAATTAAGCTCAAAAAAACCGAAATTATTCAGCTAGGCAATAATTTAGGCGTTCCTTGGGAGCTAACTTGGTCTTGTTACTCTGGTGACGATATTGCTTGCGGTGTCTGTGACTCTTGTAAGCTAAGACTCGCAGCATTTTCTGAATTAGGGTTAGAAGATCC